The Thermoflexus hugenholtzii JAD2 genome has a window encoding:
- a CDS encoding lipid II flippase MurJ, protein MGSEGEPERRGDPVSREGFGKWTEGLWSTTLFLDAGTLRFLRQILQPAAVVAGLGLAGKLTGFLAQMVVAARFGTGLEKSAFDVAMVMPDFLFLFTGGTLAVVLVPVLTALSLRDPHEAARLATTAALLTLISLTLAGLLIAGSAPFWVHRVFGPGLPPEGQEVAIRLLRILWIGTVLFGLSGVLTAVLHTARRFAWPALGSVLADAGPILGTLALAGPLGIVGLALGVILGAFLHNLSLLPGLRRWTWAWAVDLRHPGLRQAGRLLLLRGLIVALAYFQIAWGYRLVGGMAPEAVAALAYAWRLMQVPQTLISTSLATVLLPTLSAHVARGDPEALWQDLVRTLRVAGGLSLLAGGVLGFGGETLVRAMLARGAFGEASVEAVGAALRMFAPGLLTYTIAELAARAFYARHDFLRPLAAAAIGTAAYLGMAPLFAHALGPSGPALANSLAIGLEGLLLLRGLRRIRMAPPSPPLMRQIPPEIR, encoded by the coding sequence ATGGGATCGGAAGGAGAGCCGGAACGGCGGGGCGATCCGGTCTCTCGGGAAGGCTTCGGGAAGTGGACGGAAGGTCTATGGAGCACCACGCTTTTCTTGGATGCCGGCACCCTCCGGTTTCTTCGTCAGATCCTGCAGCCGGCGGCCGTGGTGGCCGGCCTGGGCCTGGCGGGGAAGCTCACCGGCTTCCTGGCTCAAATGGTGGTCGCCGCCCGCTTCGGGACCGGGCTGGAGAAGAGCGCTTTCGACGTCGCCATGGTGATGCCAGACTTCCTCTTCCTGTTCACTGGGGGAACCCTGGCGGTGGTTCTGGTGCCGGTGCTCACAGCGCTCTCCCTGCGCGATCCCCATGAAGCCGCCCGCCTGGCCACCACGGCGGCCCTTCTCACCCTGATCAGTCTGACCCTGGCCGGCCTGCTCATCGCCGGGAGCGCGCCCTTCTGGGTCCACCGGGTCTTCGGACCCGGCCTTCCCCCTGAGGGACAGGAGGTGGCCATTCGTTTGCTGCGGATCCTCTGGATCGGGACGGTGCTCTTCGGGCTCAGCGGGGTGCTGACGGCGGTGCTCCACACCGCCCGCCGCTTCGCATGGCCGGCCCTGGGCTCGGTGCTGGCGGACGCCGGGCCGATCCTGGGGACGCTGGCCCTGGCCGGCCCCCTGGGCATCGTCGGGCTGGCCTTGGGGGTGATCCTGGGGGCCTTTCTTCATAACCTCAGCCTGCTGCCGGGGTTGCGCCGCTGGACCTGGGCCTGGGCGGTGGACCTTCGGCATCCGGGCCTGCGGCAGGCGGGACGCCTGCTCCTGCTGCGGGGCCTGATCGTTGCTCTGGCGTATTTTCAGATCGCCTGGGGCTATCGGCTGGTGGGTGGCATGGCACCCGAAGCCGTGGCCGCCCTCGCCTACGCCTGGCGCCTGATGCAGGTCCCTCAGACCCTCATCAGCACCAGCTTGGCCACGGTGCTCCTCCCGACCCTCTCCGCTCACGTGGCCCGGGGTGACCCGGAGGCCCTGTGGCAGGATCTGGTGCGGACCCTGAGGGTCGCAGGGGGGCTCAGCCTCCTTGCCGGGGGGGTCCTCGGGTTCGGCGGAGAGACCCTGGTGCGGGCGATGTTGGCCCGGGGTGCCTTCGGCGAGGCGTCGGTGGAAGCCGTGGGGGCGGCGCTGCGGATGTTCGCTCCCGGGCTGCTGACCTACACCATCGCCGAGCTGGCCGCCCGGGCCTTCTACGCCCGACATGATTTCCTCCGGCCTCTCGCGGCGGCTGCCATCGGGACGGCGGCCTATCTCGGGATGGCCCCTCTTTTCGCCCATGCCCTGGGTCCTTCCGGACCCGCCCTCGCCAACAGCCTGGCGATCGGGCTGGAGGGTCTACTGCTGTTGCGCGGGCTCCGTCGGATACGGATGGCACCCCCTTCCCCGCCTCTTATGCGGCAGATCCCTCCAGAGATCCGCTGA
- a CDS encoding metallophosphoesterase family protein, translating to MRRMGLWRWTKRVGWGLLLLGALAFVDPHGSAGDQAPRAPTPTPSVRFAVIGDYGQAGPAAEAVARLVHSWNPHFIVTTGDNNYPRGEARTIDANIGQYYHMFMAPYRGRYGPGADRNRFFPVLGNHDWAAAGARPYLEYFNLPGNERYYDVRWGPVHLFFVDSDPHEPDGITANSRQARWLRTRLGASDAPWRLVVMHHPPYSSGPHGSTPALQWPFAAWGVTAVLAGHDHVYERIERDGVLYFVNGLGGHPARYPFRAPVPGSRARYRDQHGAMRVEADACHITFEFIAVDGRRIDAVTRLHPACGGAALRASGPLRLDGERLPR from the coding sequence ATGCGGCGGATGGGTTTATGGCGATGGACGAAACGGGTCGGATGGGGGCTTCTCCTGCTCGGGGCGCTGGCCTTCGTCGATCCCCATGGTTCTGCGGGGGATCAAGCGCCTCGTGCCCCAACGCCGACTCCATCCGTGCGCTTCGCCGTGATCGGCGACTACGGGCAGGCCGGGCCGGCCGCCGAGGCCGTGGCCCGCTTGGTCCACAGCTGGAACCCCCATTTCATCGTCACCACCGGGGACAACAACTATCCGCGCGGGGAGGCCCGAACCATCGACGCGAACATCGGGCAGTATTACCACATGTTCATGGCCCCCTACCGGGGCCGTTACGGCCCGGGCGCCGACCGTAATCGCTTCTTCCCGGTCCTGGGCAACCACGATTGGGCGGCCGCCGGCGCGCGGCCCTATCTCGAATACTTCAACCTGCCCGGCAACGAGCGCTATTACGACGTCCGCTGGGGCCCGGTGCATCTGTTCTTCGTGGACAGCGATCCACACGAGCCGGATGGGATCACCGCGAACTCCCGACAGGCGCGGTGGCTACGAACACGGCTCGGGGCCTCCGACGCGCCGTGGCGCCTCGTGGTGATGCATCATCCCCCTTACTCCTCAGGTCCTCACGGCTCCACCCCCGCCCTCCAGTGGCCCTTCGCCGCCTGGGGGGTCACCGCCGTCCTCGCCGGGCACGACCACGTCTACGAACGCATCGAACGGGATGGGGTCCTCTACTTCGTCAACGGTCTGGGCGGCCATCCCGCTCGTTACCCTTTCCGCGCCCCGGTCCCCGGCAGTCGGGCTCGCTATCGGGACCAGCACGGGGCGATGCGCGTGGAGGCCGACGCGTGCCACATCACGTTTGAGTTCATTGCGGTGGACGGCCGCCGCATCGATGCGGTGACCCGTCTCCATCCGGCGTGCGGGGGCGCGGCCCTCCGGGCCTCCGGGCCGCTTCGCCTTGACGGAGAAAGGCTCCCACGGTAA
- a CDS encoding NUDIX hydrolase, translated as MDYIRWLRERIGPEPVWLVYATALIVDEAGRILLQRRADFEAWGLPGGVMEPGESLLQALHREVREETGLSIRVERLIGLYTSPEFIVCYPNGDVVHPVTACFLARPVEGALRPDGRESLALDWVSLAELPPLPPWYGAMIADYRRHDPATAFRTGAPGRLASRPGETIRRLRARVGAAPLVVPATSAVIFNDRGEILLQRREDNGEWGFPGGIMEIGERIDQTLVREVWEETGLEVEPLRLTGLYTDPAWTFTYPNGDRSQPVVACFEARIIGGRLRADGAESLEVRFFPPDRLPEPLDPRWRIRIEDARAGLPDAVVR; from the coding sequence ATGGATTACATCCGCTGGCTGCGGGAGCGGATCGGCCCGGAGCCCGTCTGGCTGGTCTACGCGACCGCCCTCATCGTCGACGAGGCCGGACGGATCCTGCTGCAGCGCCGGGCCGACTTCGAAGCCTGGGGGCTCCCCGGCGGGGTGATGGAGCCCGGCGAGTCCCTCCTCCAGGCTCTCCACCGGGAGGTCCGGGAGGAGACTGGCCTCTCCATCCGCGTGGAGCGATTGATCGGCCTCTACACCTCCCCGGAGTTCATAGTGTGCTATCCGAACGGCGACGTCGTCCATCCGGTGACCGCTTGCTTTCTGGCCCGTCCCGTGGAGGGCGCCTTGCGCCCGGATGGACGAGAGTCCCTGGCCCTGGACTGGGTGTCCCTGGCGGAGCTGCCGCCCCTTCCCCCCTGGTATGGGGCGATGATCGCGGATTACCGCCGCCACGATCCCGCCACCGCCTTCCGGACCGGTGCCCCCGGCCGCCTCGCCTCACGACCGGGTGAGACCATCCGGCGCCTGCGGGCGCGGGTGGGCGCTGCTCCCCTGGTCGTCCCCGCCACCAGCGCGGTGATCTTCAACGATCGGGGGGAGATCCTCCTCCAGCGCCGCGAGGACAATGGGGAATGGGGCTTCCCCGGGGGGATCATGGAGATCGGCGAGCGCATTGATCAGACCCTGGTCCGGGAGGTGTGGGAGGAGACCGGCCTGGAGGTGGAGCCCCTCCGCCTGACCGGCCTCTATACGGATCCGGCGTGGACGTTCACCTACCCGAACGGGGATCGCTCCCAGCCGGTGGTGGCCTGCTTCGAGGCGCGCATCATCGGAGGGCGCCTCCGGGCCGATGGAGCGGAATCCCTGGAGGTGAGGTTCTTCCCGCCGGATCGACTGCCGGAGCCTCTGGATCCTCGCTGGCGGATCCGCATCGAGGACGCGCGCGCCGGGCTCCCCGACGCCGTGGTCCGTTGA
- the hemW gene encoding radical SAM family heme chaperone HemW — MKAFPPSPWPALPAGPEEALAVYVHIPFCRWRCSYCDFNVYAGMSRWFAPYVAALEQEIRWFGRVAGRPRACTIYIGGGTPSLLPLPLLERLFEALREAFEIPPGIEITMEANPSGLSVAYLEGVRALGVNRLSFGVQSAHPEELHLLRRDHTFHEAHDHFAMARAVGFANLNVDLIYGLPGQTLGRWQETLEAVLAWSPEHLSAYALIVEERTALHRWIREGRIPAPDPDLAAEMYEWTRERLARAGYRHYELSNWARPGYESQHNTVYWRYEPYIGFGAGAWSFLRDRRWMNARHPKDYIGRIERGESPVAEEEILPLPVQMAEMVILGLRRVEEGVEEACFRARFGQGLMERYGAVIAELEDLGLVRWDGVRLRLTPRGQLLGNQVFWRFL; from the coding sequence ATGAAAGCGTTCCCTCCGTCTCCCTGGCCCGCCCTCCCCGCCGGGCCGGAGGAGGCCCTGGCGGTTTATGTCCACATCCCCTTCTGCCGCTGGCGTTGCAGTTACTGTGACTTCAACGTCTATGCGGGGATGTCGCGCTGGTTCGCCCCCTACGTCGCGGCGCTGGAGCAGGAGATCCGGTGGTTCGGCCGGGTGGCCGGGCGGCCCCGCGCCTGCACGATTTACATCGGCGGAGGGACCCCCTCGTTGCTGCCCCTCCCGCTTCTCGAGCGCCTGTTCGAGGCGCTCCGGGAGGCCTTTGAGATCCCGCCCGGGATCGAGATCACCATGGAGGCGAACCCCAGTGGCCTCTCCGTGGCCTATCTCGAGGGCGTGCGGGCCCTGGGGGTCAACCGCCTGAGCTTCGGGGTGCAAAGCGCCCATCCAGAGGAGCTGCACCTGCTGCGCCGGGATCACACCTTTCACGAAGCCCATGACCATTTCGCGATGGCCCGCGCCGTCGGCTTCGCTAATCTGAACGTGGACCTCATCTACGGGCTGCCCGGCCAGACCCTGGGCCGCTGGCAGGAGACCCTGGAGGCCGTCCTGGCCTGGAGCCCGGAACACCTCTCGGCCTATGCGCTGATCGTGGAGGAACGCACGGCCCTCCACCGCTGGATCCGGGAGGGGCGGATCCCGGCGCCGGACCCGGATCTCGCGGCCGAGATGTATGAGTGGACGCGAGAGCGCCTGGCGCGGGCCGGCTACCGGCACTACGAGCTCTCCAACTGGGCGCGGCCGGGCTATGAAAGCCAGCATAACACCGTCTACTGGCGCTACGAGCCCTACATCGGTTTCGGTGCGGGAGCCTGGAGTTTCCTGAGGGATCGTCGCTGGATGAACGCGCGACATCCGAAGGACTACATCGGGCGGATCGAGCGGGGGGAGAGCCCGGTTGCCGAGGAGGAGATCCTCCCGCTGCCGGTGCAGATGGCGGAGATGGTCATCCTGGGCCTGCGCCGGGTGGAAGAGGGCGTCGAGGAGGCGTGCTTCCGCGCCCGTTTCGGCCAGGGCCTCATGGAGCGCTACGGGGCGGTCATCGCCGAGCTGGAAGATCTGGGGCTGGTCCGGTGGGACGGCGTCCGCCTGCGCCTGACCCCCCGGGGACAGTTACTGGGGAATCAGGTGTTCTGGCGCTTCTTATAG
- a CDS encoding sensor histidine kinase codes for MSEVERRWTLQQALTRLFLELTRAHPRMEPMMAAGLEIVVGALDLPTGILEFRPHPEGPVLRIFRGLPEESAGALLAALRDLTSDRPVWVRDAEEAPPMFREALRAAGLGAAAGLPLGGGPGWAGGLILGSPKPRTWGAEEREFLEGAVQAIGLALERAALHQAADRQAEELAFLNRLALRANRAQDLYELLASVLPELVQLMSADRGAVALIASSGNHLVVVTEYNPVGTPSGLGERIPIPDNPSMAWILQERRPLAIEDVQTDPRIAPVRAMLGRVGVRSMLLVPLWIGEWIVGTLGIDYVREPHVFTPEEIRLAETAAHQLADALKRFRMIHILQAQADRLHVLYQTARALAELQDLPALLTRALEEILAHLPADGASVYVADPADPDVLRAVVALGYSTVPVVRLSSQAAEETITAQIAIRGEPVWVEECDRYPYPPITRRILIQEGIRSHAALPLRRGATLLGVLHVVWRRPRAMDPEIRDLLEGLADLLATGIHSARMLEALQRALAQREALNRALEEALAAREQMIQNVSHELRTPLAVALGYLELLAEGALGPLSASQQEAVAIARERLGQLHRYIELLLTLQTVRGAPRPHQPLDLRRLVEAVARMIRARPDPEKNPFEVRLPAEAVWVIGDAEALAHAIGELLDNAFKFSPPGGRVELELASEGGIARVIIRDEGIGIPIESLSRVGEPFYQVDGGTTRRFGGMGIGLAVARSVAEAHGGRLRLHPRAPRGVEAVLEIPLSGSLEGSAA; via the coding sequence ATGTCTGAAGTAGAACGCCGCTGGACTCTGCAGCAAGCGCTGACCCGACTGTTCCTGGAGCTGACCCGAGCCCATCCTCGAATGGAACCGATGATGGCCGCCGGGCTGGAGATCGTGGTCGGCGCCCTGGATCTCCCAACAGGGATCCTGGAGTTCCGTCCCCACCCGGAAGGCCCTGTTCTCCGGATTTTCCGGGGACTCCCGGAGGAGTCCGCCGGCGCCCTCCTGGCGGCGCTCCGGGATCTCACCTCGGATCGGCCCGTGTGGGTGCGGGATGCGGAGGAGGCTCCCCCGATGTTCCGGGAGGCGCTACGCGCCGCCGGCCTGGGCGCGGCCGCGGGCCTCCCCCTGGGCGGGGGTCCGGGATGGGCCGGAGGCCTGATCCTCGGGAGCCCGAAGCCCCGGACCTGGGGGGCGGAGGAGCGGGAGTTCCTGGAAGGCGCGGTCCAGGCCATCGGGCTGGCCCTGGAGCGGGCGGCCCTGCATCAGGCCGCTGACCGCCAGGCGGAGGAGCTGGCTTTCCTGAACCGTTTGGCCCTCCGGGCCAACCGCGCTCAGGATCTCTACGAGCTGCTCGCGAGCGTCCTCCCCGAGCTGGTCCAGCTGATGAGTGCGGATCGGGGAGCCGTTGCCCTGATCGCCTCCTCCGGCAATCACCTCGTCGTGGTGACGGAATACAACCCCGTCGGCACGCCTTCCGGCCTGGGCGAGCGCATCCCCATCCCGGACAACCCTTCCATGGCCTGGATCCTGCAGGAGCGCCGTCCCCTTGCCATCGAGGATGTGCAGACGGATCCCCGCATCGCTCCCGTGCGCGCGATGCTGGGGCGCGTCGGGGTGCGCTCCATGCTTCTGGTCCCTTTGTGGATCGGGGAGTGGATCGTGGGCACCCTGGGGATCGACTACGTCCGCGAGCCGCACGTGTTCACCCCTGAGGAGATCCGCCTGGCGGAAACCGCCGCCCATCAGCTGGCAGACGCCCTCAAACGCTTCCGGATGATCCACATCCTGCAGGCTCAGGCGGATCGGCTACACGTGCTGTATCAGACCGCCCGGGCGCTGGCGGAGCTCCAGGACCTGCCCGCCCTCCTGACCCGGGCCCTGGAGGAGATCCTGGCTCACCTCCCGGCTGACGGCGCCAGCGTCTACGTGGCGGATCCGGCGGATCCGGATGTGTTGCGCGCGGTAGTCGCGCTCGGGTATTCCACCGTGCCGGTGGTTCGTCTCTCCTCTCAGGCGGCTGAGGAAACCATCACCGCCCAGATCGCGATCCGGGGCGAGCCGGTGTGGGTGGAGGAATGCGATCGATATCCTTACCCCCCGATCACCCGGCGGATCCTCATTCAGGAGGGGATCCGCAGCCACGCGGCCCTCCCGTTGCGGCGGGGCGCCACGCTCCTCGGAGTGCTCCACGTGGTGTGGCGAAGGCCGCGGGCCATGGATCCGGAGATCCGGGATCTGCTGGAGGGCCTGGCAGATTTGCTGGCGACAGGGATCCACAGCGCCCGTATGCTTGAGGCCCTGCAGCGAGCGCTGGCGCAGCGGGAAGCTCTCAATCGGGCTCTGGAGGAGGCGCTGGCGGCCCGGGAGCAGATGATCCAGAACGTCTCCCATGAGCTGCGCACTCCCCTCGCCGTGGCCCTGGGGTATCTGGAGCTGCTCGCGGAGGGCGCCCTCGGTCCGCTGAGCGCATCTCAGCAAGAAGCGGTGGCCATCGCCCGGGAGCGGCTGGGCCAGCTCCACCGCTATATTGAGCTCCTGCTCACCCTGCAAACCGTGCGGGGCGCCCCCCGGCCCCACCAGCCCCTGGATCTGCGCCGGCTGGTGGAGGCTGTCGCTCGTATGATCCGGGCGCGCCCGGATCCCGAAAAGAACCCCTTCGAAGTCCGACTCCCGGCCGAGGCGGTGTGGGTGATCGGGGACGCGGAAGCGCTGGCGCATGCGATCGGAGAACTGCTGGACAACGCCTTCAAGTTCTCCCCTCCAGGCGGACGGGTGGAACTGGAGCTGGCCTCAGAGGGTGGGATCGCCCGGGTGATCATACGGGATGAGGGGATCGGGATTCCGATCGAGTCCCTCTCGCGGGTGGGGGAGCCGTTCTATCAGGTGGATGGAGGGACCACCCGGCGGTTCGGAGGGATGGGCATCGGGCTGGCGGTGGCCCGGAGCGTGGCAGAAGCCCACGGCGGCCGCCTGCGCTTGCACCCCCGCGCGCCGCGGGGCGTGGAAGCCGTCCTGGAGATCCCCCTCAGCGGATCTCTGGAGGGATCTGCCGCATAA
- a CDS encoding YggS family pyridoxal phosphate-dependent enzyme, translating to MEASVAERWAAVQERIARAARRAGRDPAEVTVVAVTKTVPPERIVEAYACGLRIFGENRVEEAEEKIPQVHARLGSEAQVHWHLVGHLQRRKARRALGLFEVIHSVDSLPLAEKLSRLAVESGRVVEILLECNVSGEATKYGFPLHRWEEDPGQREAFMEAVARILDLPGLRVSGLMTVAPVASDPETVRPVFRRLRALRDFLAERFPRASWAHLSMGMTDDFEVAIEEGATMIRLGRAIFGERPVR from the coding sequence ATGGAAGCCTCCGTCGCCGAACGCTGGGCAGCGGTGCAGGAGCGGATCGCCCGAGCCGCCCGCCGGGCGGGCCGGGATCCGGCTGAGGTGACGGTGGTGGCGGTGACCAAAACGGTGCCGCCGGAGCGCATCGTCGAGGCTTATGCCTGCGGCCTGCGGATCTTCGGGGAGAACCGGGTGGAAGAGGCAGAGGAGAAGATCCCGCAGGTGCACGCCCGGCTGGGGAGCGAGGCCCAGGTCCACTGGCATCTGGTGGGCCACCTGCAGCGCCGGAAAGCGCGGCGGGCCCTGGGCCTCTTCGAGGTGATCCACTCCGTGGACTCGCTCCCCCTGGCCGAGAAGCTGAGCCGCCTCGCAGTGGAAAGCGGGCGGGTCGTGGAGATCCTGCTGGAGTGCAACGTCTCCGGCGAGGCCACCAAATACGGCTTCCCCCTGCACCGCTGGGAAGAGGACCCGGGCCAGCGCGAGGCGTTCATGGAGGCGGTGGCCCGTATCCTGGACTTGCCGGGCCTGCGGGTGAGCGGGCTGATGACCGTCGCCCCCGTGGCCTCCGACCCGGAAACGGTGCGGCCGGTGTTTCGGCGGTTGCGGGCCCTGCGGGACTTTCTGGCCGAGCGGTTCCCCCGAGCCTCCTGGGCCCATCTCTCCATGGGGATGACCGATGACTTCGAAGTGGCCATCGAGGAAGGCGCCACAATGATCCGCCTGGGACGGGCCATCTTCGGAGAACGCCCCGTGCGTTGA
- a CDS encoding YggT family protein, with translation MSGNWILLVDALVNLYVLLIVVYVFTSWIGMDPWHPARRFLGNLVEPVLNPLRRYIPPIGGLDFTPLVAILLIELAGRLLKALLAGGL, from the coding sequence ATGTCCGGAAACTGGATCTTACTGGTGGACGCCCTGGTCAACCTCTACGTCCTGCTGATCGTGGTCTACGTGTTCACTTCGTGGATCGGCATGGACCCGTGGCATCCGGCTCGCCGTTTCCTGGGAAATCTGGTGGAGCCGGTGCTGAATCCGCTGCGGCGTTACATCCCCCCGATCGGCGGACTGGACTTCACGCCCCTGGTGGCCATCCTGCTCATCGAGCTGGCCGGCCGGCTCCTCAAGGCGCTGCTGGCCGGAGGGCTCTGA
- a CDS encoding RNA polymerase sigma factor yields MAADRRSTGDLSEADLLAALRRGDRQAFTAVIDRCGDTVYHVAYRLLGSREEAEDVLQETFLQAFQHLKDFRGEARLCTWLYRIAYNLALMRLRRKEPETISIDQPLTLGDDEEVPRELFDWCCLPEEELLRAELRSVLEEAIRSLPPGLRTVFLLRDGEGLSTEEVARILGISTDAVKTRLHRARLRLREHLSRYFAEDLKAHEG; encoded by the coding sequence ATGGCTGCGGATCGTCGATCTACGGGAGATCTCTCGGAAGCGGATCTGCTCGCTGCGCTGCGGCGGGGAGACCGGCAGGCCTTCACGGCGGTGATCGACCGGTGTGGGGACACGGTCTACCATGTGGCCTACCGACTGCTGGGGAGCCGGGAGGAAGCAGAGGATGTGCTCCAGGAGACGTTCCTGCAGGCCTTCCAGCACCTGAAGGATTTCCGAGGAGAGGCTCGGCTGTGTACCTGGCTGTATCGCATCGCCTACAACCTGGCCCTGATGCGGCTTCGGCGGAAGGAGCCGGAGACGATCTCCATTGACCAGCCGCTGACCCTGGGCGATGATGAGGAGGTCCCCCGGGAGCTGTTCGACTGGTGCTGCCTGCCGGAGGAGGAGCTCCTGCGGGCGGAGCTGCGATCGGTGCTGGAGGAGGCCATCCGCAGCCTGCCGCCGGGCCTGCGGACGGTGTTTCTGCTCCGGGATGGGGAGGGCCTCTCCACCGAGGAGGTGGCTCGCATCCTGGGCATCTCCACCGATGCGGTGAAAACCCGTCTGCACCGCGCCCGGCTGCGGCTGCGGGAACATCTATCGCGTTACTTTGCGGAAGATTTAAAGGCCCACGAGGGATGA
- a CDS encoding anti-sigma factor family protein produces MSKRCEEWLSRISLYLDGELAEHLCRELERHLAECPDCHVIFHTTRRTIELYRRYGRTPMPAEARERLFRVLRLEDLLPQADQAPEGPP; encoded by the coding sequence ATGAGCAAGCGTTGCGAGGAGTGGCTGAGCCGGATCTCGCTCTATCTGGATGGGGAGCTGGCGGAGCACCTCTGCCGGGAGCTGGAGCGGCATCTCGCGGAGTGCCCCGACTGTCACGTCATCTTCCACACCACCCGCCGCACCATCGAGCTCTACCGCCGCTACGGGCGGACCCCCATGCCCGCAGAGGCCCGCGAGCGCCTCTTCCGCGTGCTGCGCCTGGAGGATCTTCTCCCCCAGGCTGACCAGGCCCCCGAAGGCCCCCCGTAA
- a CDS encoding alpha/beta hydrolase, with protein MALPTWPPPTPTSAPTATPSPTPTSTPTATPTLTPTPTPTCAPGRWEHASLPIPTLGLEIPYQVYLPPCLDPGRRYPTLYLLHGYPYDHRHWDQLGIDEVMTAGVRAGRWPLFLIVLPGFPDDLYIRTSGGPSSVESVMMEALITEIEARYPAMPARWARAIGGISRGGVWALEIALRHPKTFASVGGHSPALSVNKAPPAYDPFVLAREADLKGLRIYLDAGDADWALEGARQLAEILKARRVPVRFEIRPGGHDDALWAGALEAYLDFYTEPWK; from the coding sequence ATGGCGCTCCCCACCTGGCCGCCTCCCACACCTACCTCTGCGCCCACGGCGACGCCGTCGCCGACTCCAACCTCCACGCCCACGGCGACACCCACCCTCACGCCCACGCCCACGCCGACCTGCGCGCCCGGCCGCTGGGAGCATGCTTCTCTTCCGATCCCCACTCTGGGGCTGGAGATCCCTTATCAGGTTTACCTGCCTCCCTGCCTGGATCCCGGGCGCCGGTATCCGACCCTGTATCTCCTGCATGGGTATCCCTATGATCACCGGCACTGGGACCAGCTGGGCATCGATGAGGTGATGACGGCAGGGGTTCGCGCCGGGCGCTGGCCCCTTTTCCTGATCGTGCTGCCAGGCTTCCCAGACGATCTGTATATTCGCACCAGCGGCGGACCCAGCTCAGTGGAAAGCGTGATGATGGAGGCGCTGATCACGGAGATCGAGGCGCGCTACCCGGCGATGCCGGCGCGGTGGGCCCGGGCCATCGGGGGGATCTCGCGGGGCGGGGTGTGGGCCCTGGAGATCGCCCTGCGCCATCCTAAGACCTTCGCCAGCGTCGGGGGGCATAGCCCGGCCCTGAGCGTGAACAAGGCGCCGCCGGCATATGATCCCTTCGTCCTGGCTCGAGAGGCCGATCTGAAGGGGTTACGGATCTACCTGGACGCCGGCGATGCGGATTGGGCGCTGGAGGGGGCCCGGCAGCTGGCGGAGATCCTGAAGGCGCGCAGGGTCCCCGTGCGCTTCGAGATCCGCCCGGGTGGCCACGACGATGCCCTGTGGGCCGGGGCGCTGGAGGCGTATCTGGACTTCTACACCGAGCCGTGGAAGTGA